A window of Streptomyces sp. NBC_01224 genomic DNA:
ACGCCTTCCACGTCACCGCGCTGGAGGCGAAGGTGAGCGCCGAGCGCGTCCGAAGCTGTCACCACGGCCATGAAGGACGCCGCCCGTGGCCAGCAGTGCACCGAGCAGCCGTAGACGGTCCTCCTCCTGCGGACCCTCGGGCCACAACTCCGGATCAAGGACCGGTCAGCTCCCAAGGCCATCAGGGCCCGATAGATCTGGTCTGCACTGACCGGGTGCTCGCTACTGATGCTCACGGCCCCAGCTTCACCGCGAGGCGACACTGTCGGGACTGCGACCACGCCGCGTCGTGGAGGAATCCACCCCTCTGCGGACACTGAGGTGAAAACCTCCCGCAGTTGATCGTCAGGCTGCGGGAGGTTCGGTGCGTCAAGGTGATCAGTTCCAGTTGCAGGTGTTGAGCAGGGCGAGCACGCTCGTCGCGTAATCCTCGCCCTTCTGCGGACGCCAGGACTCCAGATCCCAGGTGTCACCAGCAAGGTGCTTGCCGAACAGCTTGAAGTCCCACTTCGCGTGACAGGTGAGCTGATCCTTCATCGAGGCGAGCTGCGTCTGGCTCAGTTGTGTCCCGTCGAGCGGCAAGGGCGTGGGGACCACGTTCCACACCTGCTGCCACAGTGAGTCGTAGTCGGTCGACGCCTGCTCGTATCCGGTCTGCGTCGGCGTGACGCTTACCTCGATGTGATCGGCATCCCCGTCGGGCAGTGCGTACTTGACGGAGACCGTTTCAACCCACAGCGCGCCCGCGCTCAGGACGTAGCCGGCGCACTCCCCGGTGCAGACTTCGTTACCGGGGCCCATTCCGGCACTCCAGAACAGGTCCGTATTGCGGACGGAGAAAGTCTGCCGGTATCCGTTCAGGCTGTCGTCACGCCGCTCGTCGGTGACGGGGTATCCGAACCGGCTGGCAAACTTGCCGTAACGATTCCACAGCCTCGCGATCTGCCCCCACACAGGGTGCGCCCCGTAGTCGGGATGCCAGGACATGGTGCCGCCCTCGAATTGCTGCCCCTTGCCCACCCCGTCAAGGTTGGTCAGCTCGTCGTCGACCGGATAGCCCAGGGCGCCAGCCTCCCAGTTGAGAGTGCCCCACTTGTCGCGGATGGCCCCCCATACGGGGTGCGCACCCGTCGAGGCCTTCCAGTAGATGGATCCTCTCTCGAACTGCTGCCGCCTGCCGACACCGTCCGGATTGGTGAGCTCATCGGTGAGCGGGCAGCCGAGGACACCACCGGACCGGCCGAGGCTGATGTACTTGGTGAGGATGTCGCCGCCGACCTGGTGTCCGCAAATCGACTCGTCGGCCGCTGCGGGTGCCGCCTGAACGGTGAGGGTAGCGGCGAGGGCCGCAAGGACAGTGAAGGCCGCCTTGAATGCGGGAATTTTCCGTGAAGAAGAAGGAGTGGTTGTGGTCATGTCGGGTTCCTTTCCAGCACATCACCGTACGGAGAAAAAAAGAAGCCGGTAAAGGTTGAATCCGGTCTCGCTGCGTGCCGGAAACTGGCCCGCCGAGTCGTGACGCACCGAATGCCCGGCCGTATTCCTGCGGACGTCGAGATGGAAAACCTCCCGCAGTTGGCCGTCAGGATGCGGGCGGTTTTTATCTCAGCGTCCTCTGCGTCATGGCATGTGGAGGCGTCTGCGAGGGATGACGCGGACCTTGGCGTCCTCGGTGTCCCGGCCGGAGAGGGCGGCGTTCTCCAGCGCGAGCAGGTTGGCAGCGGTCGCGATGGTCTGAAGCCGTGCCTCCAGCCTGGGAAGGTCACCGACTCCGTCCCCTGCGTCGTCAGGACCAACCGCAGCCCGGTCACCCGCTCGTAGCGGCCAGCGGCCTGGGCCCGCCTCACTGCGGCCGCGCGAGCGCACTCGCCGTAGGACAGCAGGGACTTCATCACCGCGCGTGGCATCCAGTACGGATGTCCGTACCCGCCCTTGGCGCAGGCGTCGGCCAGCTCCAAGGTGTAGTAGCCGCGGCGACGGTCGAAGGGCGGCAGCTCCGGCAGCACCACGCTCGCCCACTCCGACACCCGCAGACCGGTGCCGTAGAGGCCGTCGCAGAACGCCACATCGCGCTGTTCGTTGCGCCCCCGCCACCACCGGTCCGGACGCCCGGACAGATCCATGCCGCGAATGCCCAGGTCCAGCCAACGCTTGTAGCCGCCGGCGTCGAGCCACTTGACGTCCTCACTACGGAGCGCCCGCGGAGCATCGAAGGCGTCGAAGGGGTTCGCGACGCCGTAGCGGCTCATCCAGCGGTAGAACTTCTTCAGTCCCGCGAGGTCGCGGGTGAACGAGTTCGTCTGTACCCGTGCGACGTTCGCCGGGTCGGTCACCCGCCAGAACAGGAATTCCTCCGCGTCGCCCTCGACCGCGTCCCACCAGTTGACCTGCAACGGCACCAGGTAGTTCAACCACACCCCGACCGAGTACGTGTAGTCCCTGTACTTCCGCTCGCCGAGGTTGCGCCACTTCGCCGACCCCAGACAGGCGTTGACCCGAAGGTCCGGCCGCCCATCCGGCCCGATCATGAACCGCTGCCCGTCCCGTACACCCAGGTCTCGGGCCCGTGCCGCCAGATCCGGCGCGACGCCGGGCAGCAACTCATCGAGGCCGTGGAAGGACCGGCCGACGTCATACCGGTGTACCTGCCAGCATCGAGCACCATTCTCCCCCACGGGAACGACAACGACGCCGAGCAACAACAGTCACTGGATACAGAACGGCGCTTTCGCACCATAGTTCGAGCCGGATCGGTTGGCCGGCCTGTCGGTCGACGCGGTAGTCGTCGGCGGCCGATGCGACGGCCGTCCAGAAATCCGCAAGGCCTTGAATAACAGCGTTCCGGGCCGCTCCGGCTTGCCCTTGTGGGCCGGCCGAAGTAGCCGGATGTCCTGCTCGGCCAGCTCGTGCTCGAAACCCCGGCCGAAGTAGTTCTTTTCGCCGATCAGTGTCTGGGCAGGACGTGCGGCGACAAGGCCGGGTTCGGCGGCCAGGAGGTCCAGCAGCGTCTCGCGCTCGTCGGCCTTGGCCCCGGGGTCAGGGCGAAGGCGACGGGCAGGCCCTGGAGGGCCGCCTCCAGCGGCAGGACCAACCGCCACCGCCTCTCCCGCGGCGGCGACCGCGGGGCCAACGCCGCCCTCTACCGCATCGCCCTCGTCCGCATGTCCAGCGACTCCCGCACCCGCGAATACGTCGCCCGACAGACTGCCGCCGGACGCACGAAGAAGGAGATCATCCGACTGCTCAAACGCGCGACCGCCCGAGAGATCTTCCGCTACCTGACAACACCAGTCGCGGTCCCGGACATCGCCGACCTCAGGCCGGCACGCCGGGCCAAGAACATCACGCTCACCACCGTCGCCGAGCACTTCGGCGTCTGGCCCGCCGTGATCTCCTGCATCGAACGCGGCACCCGCCGCGACGACGACCTCGCAGGCACCTACCGGACCTGGCTCACCGCCGATTGACCGCTCGCGAGGGGCTGGTGCTCAGTCTGTCCAGGTCAGAACCGCCAGCCCACGTCGGCCGGCGATGAGATAGAAGCTCTGCAGCAGCCCAAAATGCTCGACGAGGTACTCGCGCGGGTGTCCGTTGAACCCTCGAAATCCGCACGCTTCGGCAGCCGTCAAGGGATCCACAGAAAGGCCGTTGAGTATTTCGCCTACGTCCAAAGCAGACAGTTCACGGGCCACTTCAGCGACTACCGCAGGAGCGAGAACGGCGGGAGGGGCGTCAAAGCCGTCATAGACCCCCGGATGATCAAGAAACTCGACGCCGTCCGAGTCCCCCGAGATGCTTCGCGTGAGGACCTGGATGCACGGATCCTCGATGCGCATTCGCTGGCAGAACCCGATCAAGCCCCAGATCGCCCAGTCGAGATCCACGGTGTCCCCCGCAGGCGGGTCCCAATCAGGGTTGCCGTCCGGTGACACCGCCGCAGCTGCGCGGCACTGAGCCAGGTACTGCGGGGTCACCCGTGCCAATTGCTGTGTCAGTGCCATGCGTTGAGTATCGCGGACCACCCATGCGTGGAACCGCGAGATCCCTGCGCACGACCGGGGACGTTCAAGCACTCGACACCGCTTGACTGCCAATAGGAGCATCAAGACGATTCGAGGCCGATTCTCCGAGGTTTCAACGTGGCGTGCCTCGTGGTCGTCGCCTGCTCAGCGCGCGACGTCGCCGTCGATCCGGTCAGGGCCGTCAGGCCGCCCGCACCGTTCGGCCACTGCCTCGCCTACGGGCAGTCACGTTCCCGATGCGGCCGCGTAGTCTGCCTGCCGGGCGGTCACTCGATCGGGTGCATGCGCCGCAGGGACGCGGGGGGTCGGACACGACGACGGACCCCTCCCAGACAGACGGGAGGGTCCGTGTGTCGTGGCATCAGCTCAGCCCATCCGCCCGACGTCACGCACTTCAGCGCCGCCGAGGTAGGCCACGAAGGAGACCCAGCACCGCATCGCGAAGACGTCGGCCACTGCCTCGCCACCCGGCGCCGGCCACTCCTCCGGCCGCGGCACCACATCGTCCAGAAGAAGCTGCACCTCCTCACGCCCCGCAGACGGCAGCCCCGCTACGACCTCAGCAGCCAGCCGCTCCAACTCGACACGCACGAGCGCCCCCTTGTCCTCGACAAACCAGCACCGTACGGCCGACACCAAGGCCCAGTGGGACGAGAGCCCCGGCTCTGAGCGCATGACGCCGCAGGGCGCCGCGTTGTTCGCCGCCGATGCCCTGCTCACGGGAAGTGTGCCTCTGCCGCGCATCGCCGCTCTGCTGCGAGGGATGGCGCCCGGCCTGGAGGTGAACCCGATCGCGTCCCTTGTGGAGACCACGGTGCGCGACGTTCCGGACTCCCCCGTCCTGGGTGCCGACGACAGCCTGGACATGCTGGCCGGCGATGTCCGCCGCATCCTCCACGACCTGGCAGGGACAGCCTCACCAGAGGACCTCGGCGCCGCCTGGCATGCTGCCCGGGATGTGCGCAGCTGGGCTCTGGACCTGTGCGCGCGGGTGGAAGGGGAACTTGCCGCCCGGGCGCCCGGCGACGCCACCATGGAGTGGTGGATCAGCAGGCAGCTGCCGGCCGGGCTCTCTCTTCTGGACGAACTACGCACCCGACACGAAAGAGCCGCCGCTACCGCTCTGTCAGCTCTGGGTCTGCTGCTGCAGCGGGAACAGTTCGCCGAGCTCGAGCGGGTGCAGCCGGGCTGCCAATGGGACCTCGCGCAGACGCCGGGCTTCCTGCCCCCTCCCGCCCGTGATTTTCTCGCCCTGCCCTCTGCCGCACCGTAGGCCGCTTCACAACCTGCGGAGCGCACACGGGTGCGCAGGGTGAGAGCCCGCTCGTCTCGCTCAGCCCGAAGTGCTGTGAGCTGGCGTTCAGCCCTAGCCAGCCGTGGGGCGGGCACGACGCTGACCAAAGAGATAGAACCTTGCCATGCCGAGCTTCGAGGCCCAGATGAGGATGGCCGCGAGGTGGAGTGCAGCCTGGTAGGCGATGGCGAGTTTGTCGCACCGTATGGCCAGGCCGCGCCACTGCTTGAGGCGGTTGATGCAGCGTTCGACGGTGTTGCGCTGCTTGTACGCCTCGGTATCGAAACCGGGCGAGGGTCTGCTCGAACGGCACGTGCAGGTAGTAGCCATGGGTCGGGCCACGGTGGTCGGCGCGCAGCCGAGCGAGCATCTCGCTGTAGTGGTCGGCGTACAGGATCGCTTCGACCACCACGTGGTACCCGGCGTCCAGGGCATAGCGAGCTGTCAGGTCGATCAGGCCAATGTTCGCTGCGTCGGGCCGGTCTCGCTCGCCCAGCACGACCCTGCGCACGTTGTCCTGCTCCACCCAGGCCAGGCCGCGGCCGAAGCGGTCGCGGATGCCGGCCGCGACTGACGACTTGCCCGAGGCGCTGTTCCCGCGCAGGACGACCAGTCTCGTGTTTTCGTTGCCCACCATCATCCGGCGGAGGCTACCGGCGGCCACTGCCACTCGAATGTCAGCGAAGGCTCGCCACACATGGGGCGTCTCGGCTCATGTCACTGCACCTTCGCCGTCGTCGTCCGGGTGCCCGCACTGACCAGCTGATCAGCACCTCCCGCAGGTCGGGGAACCTCAG
This region includes:
- a CDS encoding DUF2599 domain-containing protein, giving the protein MTTTTPSSSRKIPAFKAAFTVLAALAATLTVQAAPAAADESICGHQVGGDILTKYISLGRSGGVLGCPLTDELTNPDGVGRRQQFERGSIYWKASTGAHPVWGAIRDKWGTLNWEAGALGYPVDDELTNLDGVGKGQQFEGGTMSWHPDYGAHPVWGQIARLWNRYGKFASRFGYPVTDERRDDSLNGYRQTFSVRNTDLFWSAGMGPGNEVCTGECAGYVLSAGALWVETVSVKYALPDGDADHIEVSVTPTQTGYEQASTDYDSLWQQVWNVVPTPLPLDGTQLSQTQLASMKDQLTCHAKWDFKLFGKHLAGDTWDLESWRPQKGEDYATSVLALLNTCNWN
- a CDS encoding DUF1877 domain-containing protein, encoding MALTQQLARVTPQYLAQCRAAAAVSPDGNPDWDPPAGDTVDLDWAIWGLIGFCQRMRIEDPCIQVLTRSISGDSDGVEFLDHPGVYDGFDAPPAVLAPAVVAEVARELSALDVGEILNGLSVDPLTAAEACGFRGFNGHPREYLVEHFGLLQSFYLIAGRRGLAVLTWTD